Below is a window of Myroides profundi DNA.
ACTGAAGCTCCTGTATCTGAAGAAACAACAACTACTGAAGTAGTAGAAGAGACTACAGCACCTGAGGCTGTGGACACTACAGTATTAGTTGCGTCTTGGACTCAACCAAACCCTATTAATGATAAAGAAGTACAAGGATTCGAACTAAAAGAGGACGGAACTGCTACTTCTATTAATATGGCTACACTTAAAACAAATAAGTGGTGGGTAGAAGGAGATAAATTGTTCTTAGAACAAGAGAGTATCGGTAATGGTACATCTAGTGTAGATACTGTGTCATACCAATTTGAGGTGGTTGATGGTAAAACATTAAACCTAGTGAATGGTGAGTCAAAAGATTCATTCACTAAAAAGTAATCTAATTTAGATTTTTTAAGTACAAATGAAACAAACAGTTCTTGCTTTAGCTTTTGTAGCTATCGCTTTCGCTTCTTGTAAACAACAGACAGAAGCTCCAGTA
It encodes the following:
- a CDS encoding lipocalin family protein; its protein translation is MKLTKMTLAIALVAITFASCKQQTEAPVSEETTTTEVVEETTAPEAVDTTVLVASWTQPNPINDKEVQGFELKEDGTATSINMATLKTNKWWVEGDKLFLEQESIGNGTSSVDTVSYQFEVVDGKTLNLVNGESKDSFTKK